In Hydrogenovibrio thermophilus, the following are encoded in one genomic region:
- a CDS encoding linear amide C-N hydrolase: protein MKKTSVTLIPLLTISLAATTFALTNTAQACTSLLYKDANGAPYAGRTMELPMELAYQVSYFPKGSGFTSKIKDHPDLSYQSKYPFIAITVPDPLDKTLKVSEGMNDQGLTFSLLAFASTKGPADTIKKTKSILAAIDLGAWTLSQFKNVSEVKAALKKQPVLVSALLPLGLMKTPFHYTLHDAQGQSVVIEFANGKQTIIDNPIGVMTNGPKFDWHMTNLNNYTFLNNIDQSKTTFHGVEFNQPDSGIATAGLPASNTSVGRFVRAVYYSQFAEKVDKPDAAMTTLAHIMNNFDRPRGVTMDERFKEEIANITAPEVAGHPLYTSEYTSWTALGDLRNLQFKIKPYSQLNYISFDLAKLAKEKQPKSIPLSQMPFNVNDVTDWFRKASAKNHQAW, encoded by the coding sequence ATGAAAAAAACGAGTGTTACGTTGATACCTCTTTTAACCATCAGCTTGGCGGCCACGACGTTTGCATTAACCAATACAGCCCAGGCCTGCACCTCATTACTCTACAAAGATGCCAATGGCGCGCCCTATGCCGGTCGAACCATGGAACTGCCGATGGAACTGGCGTATCAAGTGAGTTACTTTCCGAAAGGCTCCGGTTTCACTTCAAAAATCAAAGACCACCCGGATTTGTCCTACCAATCAAAATACCCGTTTATCGCCATCACCGTACCCGATCCGCTGGACAAAACCTTAAAAGTATCGGAAGGGATGAATGACCAAGGATTGACGTTCAGCCTGCTCGCCTTTGCCAGCACCAAAGGTCCTGCAGATACCATTAAAAAAACCAAAAGCATTCTCGCCGCCATTGACCTCGGCGCCTGGACCTTATCGCAATTCAAGAATGTCTCAGAAGTCAAAGCGGCCCTTAAAAAACAACCGGTATTGGTCTCCGCTCTCTTACCGCTGGGCCTCATGAAAACACCCTTTCATTACACTTTGCACGATGCCCAGGGCCAATCCGTAGTCATTGAATTTGCCAACGGCAAACAAACCATTATCGATAACCCTATCGGCGTCATGACCAATGGCCCAAAATTCGATTGGCACATGACCAACTTAAACAACTACACCTTTTTAAACAATATCGACCAATCCAAAACCACCTTTCACGGCGTGGAGTTCAACCAACCTGATTCCGGTATCGCTACCGCGGGCTTGCCCGCCTCCAACACCTCCGTTGGACGCTTTGTTCGCGCGGTTTATTACTCGCAGTTTGCCGAAAAGGTCGACAAACCCGACGCCGCCATGACCACCCTCGCCCACATCATGAACAACTTTGATCGTCCTCGCGGCGTTACCATGGACGAACGTTTCAAAGAAGAAATCGCCAATATCACCGCCCCGGAAGTGGCCGGTCATCCGCTCTACACCTCGGAATACACTTCCTGGACCGCACTGGGTGATTTGCGTAACCTGCAATTTAAAATCAAACCCTATAGCCAGCTCAACTACATCAGTTTCGACTTGGCCAAACTCGCTAAAGAGAAACAACCCAAGTCCATTCCGCTCAGCCAAATGCCATTTAATGTGAATGACGTCACCGACTGGTTCCGCAAAGCCAGCGCCAAAAATCACCAGGCCTGGTGA
- a CDS encoding GNAT family N-acetyltransferase, producing the protein MFEVVRAVFPDDLKDVLDLYVEYVNSASVDLSFQDNEREFSQLPEKYSSKESKIFLLKKDGKPVGCAAFRKLDDTVCEMKRVYIRPSARGSNQGAKLIDRVLQEAVSSGYQKICLDVLPEFKTALRLYKSYGFVDHPPVTNNPVPGTYFLGLNLEKYDSKLQ; encoded by the coding sequence GTGTTTGAAGTCGTAAGAGCCGTTTTTCCGGATGATTTAAAGGATGTGCTCGATCTGTATGTTGAATATGTGAATAGCGCTTCTGTCGATCTTTCATTTCAAGACAACGAACGTGAGTTCAGTCAATTGCCCGAAAAATACAGTTCTAAAGAATCAAAGATTTTTTTGCTGAAAAAAGATGGAAAACCTGTTGGCTGTGCTGCATTTCGTAAGTTGGATGACACTGTTTGCGAAATGAAACGAGTTTATATTCGACCGAGTGCCCGTGGCAGTAATCAGGGAGCGAAGCTGATTGATAGAGTGTTGCAAGAGGCGGTTAGCAGCGGATATCAAAAAATCTGTTTAGACGTGCTGCCTGAATTCAAAACCGCCTTGAGATTATACAAATCATATGGATTTGTTGACCATCCTCCTGTCACGAACAACCCTGTACCAGGAACCTATTTTTTGGGGTTAAATTTAGAGAAATACGACTCAAAATTACAATAA
- a CDS encoding HNH endonuclease, which translates to MKGYTQKNWKTFREEVIELDGKVCSICGRGEPDVYLQVHHKRYVQNKLPWEYPYKDCITLCKGCHAAEHGKVPPKFGWEYVGYDDLGDLIGICELCGSSLRHQFFVFHENWGTMEVGTYCCDSLLDTEIASNQVDSKKRYENRKKRFIQSSRWKSSCNTHKIKQNKISVVISLNENKYYIAMDDFKGKRLFHTIDEAKEHVFKVIENGEASKYLEQHK; encoded by the coding sequence ATGAAAGGATACACTCAAAAAAATTGGAAGACATTTAGAGAAGAAGTCATCGAACTAGATGGCAAGGTTTGCAGTATCTGCGGGCGCGGCGAACCAGACGTTTACTTGCAAGTTCACCACAAACGCTATGTTCAAAATAAACTTCCATGGGAATATCCATACAAGGATTGCATTACACTCTGCAAAGGCTGTCATGCTGCAGAACATGGAAAAGTACCTCCTAAATTTGGCTGGGAATACGTTGGCTATGACGACCTAGGTGATCTTATTGGCATCTGTGAATTATGTGGCAGCAGCTTACGTCATCAATTCTTTGTTTTTCATGAAAACTGGGGGACTATGGAAGTCGGAACATACTGTTGTGACTCCCTATTAGATACAGAAATCGCTTCAAACCAAGTCGATTCTAAAAAACGCTATGAAAATAGAAAAAAACGCTTCATCCAATCAAGTAGATGGAAATCAAGCTGTAATACACATAAAATCAAACAAAACAAAATTTCCGTAGTCATATCGTTGAATGAAAACAAATATTACATTGCAATGGATGATTTCAAGGGAAAGCGTCTTTTCCATACTATTGATGAAGCGAAAGAACACGTATTTAAAGTAATTGAAAATGGAGAAGCCAGCAAATATCTTGAACAACATAAATAA